The genomic interval TAGGCTGCAGCACATCTCCAGGTTGATGCATTTTTACATCAAATCCTCCCGCCCATGACCCACGTTCATCTGATACCCCCACGGCTAATGTAGCAGCTGTAATCGAAAACACAGACCATaggagagctgctgctgctgctgctgctgtggttctGTTAACTATTAATCCCTCTAggctgtgcgtgtgcgtgtgcgtgtgcgtgtgcgtgcgtgcttgtgttcGTATGTGTGGGCTTGTATTTGTGCCGCGTGACCTTCCTCGGAACAGCAGCCTGGTCATTGACCAAATCTCAAGAttactctgtgtgtctgcccaGTGTTCATGGCTTGTTTCAGAGGGTGGCGGACCAACAAGATAACCTCTAGCGTACACCCAGGCAACACCATTAAGGGCGGGACAGTGTTTGTCAGTCTCTTACTGTAATTGTCTCCAAAAAGTAAGCGTGAAAGCACGCGagacaaacagaggaaacaagcTCTGCACTTGagctccctcctctgtctccgaACCTCTGTGacaatcaccccccccccccttggccAAGTAAATAAACCCCCAGGGTGCAGAGGTGCAGCACATCCTCGATGAGGGAGATTAAAACAGTTGAGACTGACTGCTGGGTAAATATTACTTCCAACTTTTATTTGTAAAAGAGGCTGGTCTggtttgaagaagaagaaaaataattcagaggTTTAAAACAATCTGAcgacctttttttatttacagtctaatATGCTTCTTACATGCAGACTGGTTTGACATCCTTTATAGAGCAACAGTCAGTTCATTAATATGTCGATCATCAGAAACTTGCAATATTTTGCAATTGTTTGCTCTTTCTTTGCCGTACATGAaagcaaactgaatatttttgtgttttagacAGTTGGATGGACGAAACACAATATTTGAAGATGTCCCCTTAAATCTactttctgacattttgcagaTTAAACAATCAAAGAATCGGATAATTAGATTAGTTGGCAGATCATCAGTTGTAGCTCTTCTCTCGTATATGTACAGAAACAATGTATTTCTACTGTGTGCTTTGCCCCCCCCAGTTGTGTGAAACTCACATCTGTGTTATGTCCCTGCAGTCGGATTATCACTTTGAGTACACAGACTGTGACGTACTCGGGTCACGATGGAGAGTGGCGATTCCCAACAAAGCCAACACATGCACGGGTCTACCAGATCCCGTCAAAGGCACTCAGTGCAGTGAGTTTACCATCGTTCGCATGTCGTTGAATGCATTTTCTGAAAACGTTCAACCTGTGTTGCAGCTTTCACATCCAATGTGCACGTCTCCGTGGAGCCTCTCCGCAACGTgtgacccctttttttttgtctcttccctTTCTAGCCTTCTCCTGTACTGAGGGGGAGTTTCTGGACATGCAGTCGCAGGAGTGCAGGAAGTGTGCTGCGGGCACCTACTCTCTGGGCACCGGCGTGGCCTTTGACGAGTGGGACGGCCTGCCGACTGGTTTCATCACCTACGGGGAGACGACGAACGGGGGGGACAGCCACACAGACTGCTCCAAGTTAGTGTTTACTGTACCTCACtcgttttcttttaaaagtctttattttttttcttttgtctcgaCATAATTTGCTCGATTGTCCTCAGTCTTTATGTGGTTTTCCAGGAACTCGTCAAAATGCTTGTGCTGCTGATGTTTTTCTAGCTCGACCTGGACACCAAAGGGTGAACATGTGGCCTCGAACGCCGATGAGTGCAGTGCAGTGTTGTCCTACGCCGTGAGTCTGAAGAAGCCTGGGACGGTGACCTTTGAGTATTTCTACCCTGACAACAGCATCTACTTTGAGTTCTTTGTAAGTGTTTTAAAACCAACCGTCGGCGATCTTGACGAAGATGGCTGTGGTTCTGGGAGATTATTTGGTGACCTCTCGCTCTTTTCTCCACCGACCTCTGTAGGTTCAGAACGACCAGTGTCAATCTACGGACTCCCAGAACCGCTGGATGAAGACCTCCGAGGACAACTGGAGTACATACAGGGTGAGTCAGAGTGCAGCCTCAGCACTATGCCTACATTTgggattgattttcttttaagaacTTTCAAAGCTCAGCGTGGTTTTGTGACCTAAGATCGTCTAACCAAGTCATGCTAGTAGTTCCAAAGTCAAGAGTGGTGACTAAAGGTGACCGGGCTTTTGCCATCAGGCTCTGGGATTCTTGGCCTGAGGAGATTAGACTTTACCAGCACTTTAcctgtttttaaatcagtggTTAAAGCATAATTATGTTATTttaacagatgttttcttttatggtatttttttatttattgttttgtttgattctgttctgttgttttatGTCTATGAATGTCCTAAAGCACTTTGTAAGCTTGTTTAGATGAGTGCTATAGAAATACCATTATTATATTAGTATACCTGCTGGCATCAACATTCTATCTCTGCTCTGTCATTTTTCAAACGTACCCTGCGCAGATTGATCTGAACAAGGGCAACAATGTGCTGTACTGGAGAACCACTGCGTACACTCTGCTGGGCAGTGCTGTCAAACCTGTGCTGTTGAGAAACATTGCCATCTCAGGTAGATTGACTCCTGTATTATGTCGGTTGCAGCGCTTGTTCACTCCTAAACTCCCTTTTTCTTGGTTAATGATTACAAATTGATTGATGGTTTTCTTTCAAGGTGTGGCCTACACATCGGTGTGTTTCCACTGCAAGCCTGGCACCCACAGTGCTAAACCAGGATCTGCCCGCTGTGCCCCCTGCCCTGCTGACACCTTCTCCACGAAGGGTGCCACTGTTTGCCATCAGTGTGAACAAGACAAATATGCAGGTATTCATGCTTGCATTTCTAATGCTCTGTCCACAGAGAGTCATATCACAGGCGTGATCTTTAACTTGGCATCATTTTCGTAGATACGTATTTGCATATTGCCAGACATACGTGGGCAATACGTATGTGTTAATCTGCATATACAATTCATTGGAGGCTACAGAGGGTGCACAGTTTCTTAACACTGGATCTTAATGTGAGCTGTGtgcttcttttccccccctcgtcTTTTTCCACTGGcttggtttctgtttttttcagaggcCGGTGCAGGGAGCTGCAAACCAAGACCAGCATGCACAAGCAGTGACTACTTCTTCACTCACACCCCTTGTGACTCTGAGGGAAAGGTAATGTAGACATAAAGACATGACTCGTGGAGGCAGCGTTCGTGCAGGTTCAGTAGAGGTGAAGGCAGGGAGGCATTTCTCTTCCAGAATCATCTGGTGTAGTTATCGTGTTTCCTTGAATATGCACTTTCTGGTGTCTGATTCTGGGTCACAAAGCCACTGCTGTGTTTATTCATATCTGGCTTTTTGTGTGTCTCAGACGCAGCTCATGTATAAATGGATCGAACCCAAGACCTGCAATGAGACCATCAAAGGAGCGGTGAAGCTTCCGGCCTCAGGGGAGAAGAACACCTGTCCACCATGTAACCCCGGTTTCTTTGTCACCAACTCCACCTGTGAACCCTGCACCGACAGGCTCTACTCAAATGGAACAGGTGCAGAATCAGTACACTACCTATATGTTTCATTCATGTGATTCACGTCAGCTAGCCTGGTGGCTTTTTATGGCAGTGACATGTAGGTGTACTTACCAAAGGTTGTGGATCACTAAATTGGGATTTATGAGAAACTTAAAAGCTAATTTACACGATTTCCACTATGACTACTGGACCCCTAAACTGCGCAGACATCTCGACTCCAGATTATAGGAGTCTCAGAAACGGTGATCCATGATCCATGAAACAGATTACAGAACACATTCAGTGACTATAATTTGAATTGAGtaataaaacaacaagatgtataaagtaaatatgatggacatttgtcaaatatacacatatatccCTGCACATGCTGCGCTTGTGCAGGGATATATGTGAACTCACTTGCTATATATGTATACAGACATCTATACACAGTGTTTGTCAAGCTGCTATTTAGGGCTGCTATGGAAAAAACTCCAGCCTAAGCAAACCCTCTGACATTTTAAGGTCTTGTATCTGCAGTGAGATGGAAGTAATGTGTGCTGTCGACTGAGGGCGTGATTCAGTGTCATTTGTGTGTGATGGCTCTGTTTTTGAGGTCTGAGAGGCCAATTGCAGCGAGGCTAATGATTTTTGGAGCTGGTTGGTCTGATAAtgttaagtttgtttttgttgaaaaagacagagaagcaaTGTAATGGGATTAATTATGCTTTGGTGCAGaaacaacatattttgaaaaaaaaaacatttatgaagcCCTATTTGACATTACAAATTTGCATCAAAAGGCCTTACACTCTGTACAGCAGGAAAAGgtctcaacaaaaaacaattatatagcactgaaacaaataaaagcaaatctcTTGAAATCATAACCAATCTTATATTGACATGACATGTTATCCATTCACAGCCTGTGATAAGTGCCCTGTTGGCACGGAGCCAGTAGTGGGCTTCGAGTACAAATGGTGGAACACGATGCCGAGCAACATGAAGAGCTCCATCTTCAGACGAGAGTTAAGTGGCTCCGACCAAAGCACGGGTAAGAAAGAATTAGTAGCAGTTGACTGACAATAATCTGATAATGACCTCAGAGCATtgcactgtgcaatcagttttaacaaaaTGGTTGTCTCTTTCCGCTTCAATTTGAGAAAATGTCCACATGAGATTAAAGATTAACTAACGGCCCAATGGTGCAAAAGTTGTTAAACAGACTTTaagattattttgttattttgtcaaattattatttccagGGTTGAGACTGTTTTTGGTATACAGTATTCAGCATCACAATTGCACAGTTGCCTAGGGCAATACTTtacttttaattcatatttatcaGCATTTTGGGGGAGTATTTAGAAAGACGACATGATATGCAGTTGGACAGCATCggaatatgtttttattattataattattattttttaaaaaatctgtatttacagCATGGGAGGTGGCTGGAGAGTATGTTTACACAACCCCTGCGGATCAGGATTCAGACTTCCTGATGCTCATACTCAATGTCCCTGGATATAGGTGAAgtcaaacatttaataaaaccCTACGTACAGTGTGTTTGCACTATATTGCATTGTAGTAAAAGTAGAATGTCATGTGTCTCCGCAGACTGCCGCAGTCACTGGCCAAAGACAGTGAAATAAGTGAACTATCTCACATCACCTTCGTCTTTGAGACCATGTGTACAGCTGACTGCAAATTGTACTTCCTAGCTGtgagtaaaaaataatgtacgCTTAATGTGACGATGAAGGCGTTAAGCCTGACACGAGTATGAATatgaggcatgtgtgtgtgtttctttgcaggGTTATAATCAGTGGAACAACGATGTTGTGGAGCAGTGGACAGGCAGCAAAGGCAAACAGTCGTACTCCTACCTGATCCAGAGCAACAGCACCGTCAGCTTCACTTGGACATTTCAACGGACAGATAAATTCAGCATTGTGAGACAACCGCACATCTCAAAACATCAGTGTTGACCTTCCACTTTTCAAGGGAAATAAACTGATGcaaaacacaagaaataaaacagcacaggCTAAACAAAATGGCAGCATTATCTTCTCAATGCCGGCTAATGCCATCAGCACAGTGCCTCTTTTAAAAGTTCACCTAGTTATAGTTTCTGAATTCGTTCTGTGTATTATTGTTATGTGCTGTGGCTCATCAGAGAGAAAACTGGTTGCTGATAAGTGGTAGagtttattgtaaatataaaactaccatgtttaaaacacaacaacgtTCTTAAGTTTGAGAAAGAATTCACATTATCTGTAATATAATCAACATAATCGTGTGAACTGATTTCAATACTTAAGTATCGTGTTTCCTATTGCTGTGTTTTTGCACTTGCTGAGGACAGAAGGTTTGACCTCCAAATATTGCTCTTAACTCTAGAGGGCAGTGTGGAGCTGTGTGTCCGCTTCACACTGCATGAGCACTGAGTATAAAATGTCCTGGGGTTGGGGCGTGAAATTTTATTACCAATACCAAAAGGCATTACCATCAAAGAGTAGAATCAAGGGAAGCCATTCATTTTACCAAATggctcattttcaaaaataatattaatccCATTTATAATTTTCCCACAGGGATCAACCAGCTGTTATCTTTACCTGAATTTATACATCATAATTATTTGAAGATTATATTTAAAGTTTCTAATTTCAATCTGCAACATAAATTGTaaggtaaaataataaatatagtcCTGAAGATGGTAAGACTCTAATCAAACTCAGAATTGTGCGTAAGTTCAGAACtttaatgaatttatttattactttccATCACTGATGCTATGTATATAGCCTTCCAAACTGTTCCTTTATGCAGAGAAGACATTGTGTACAGTGACTCAGCTGGTGACTGACAACCTAAtgtttctctcccccccagGAGAGGAAATACAGTGGTGACATTGCAAAGATCTACGCCATCCACATCACCAATGTCATCGGTGGTGTAGCCTCACAGTGTCGCCGCTGTGCCCTGAGCTCCGATAAGGCCAACTCCGCCTGTGTTCCCTGTCCGCGGGGGCACTACATGGTCAACGGGACAGGGGTGTGTAAGAGATGCCCGGCAAACACTTTCATCAGGGCTGAGCAGCCTGTCGGAGAGGCCGCTTGTGTTCAGTGTGGTCCAAACACCAAGAGAAACAAGGTGAGGAGAACAAAATCCTGTCCACTTccaaactgtaaatacaaagCTGCATCTATTGGTGCATAGACGAATCCAAGGATGAGAGGGTTTGTGTCTTCAGGCTTGTTTCTGGGCATTTGAGGCTTTCAACACACAGTTACAAATTATACACTACAGGTTTTTTCCAATGGCTGatttccaagtttttttttgtataattcacAACATGTATtgggtttaataaaaaaacgtACATGGCTTTAAAATCATCAGGAAGAGGGATAATATCCCGAAAATATCACCGGGGGGATcaattaataaagaaaacatgaaaagataaaatcaGATTGTCATTTCATGGCTTGGCAAAAACATGACCTcaacatttctattttctcttttatttggGTTTCCCACATCACTCCACCCACTGCAAACAGAGTGTGatgtgtatgtaaatatgtCCGTTGACTTCTTGACCTCACCCTCCAGGCTTACTCAGCCTGTCTAAGTGACTGCACGCTGGATGTGCACACGAGGGCGGGAGCGCTGCTGCACTACGACTTCTCCCCCCTGGCCAACGTCACCGGCTTCCACAGCAGCCCTCGCTTCACCAACAAAGGCCTGAAATACTTCCATCGCTTCAATGTGGGTCTGTGTGGGGAAGAGGTGAGAAGGCAATGATCCTgatggtttgggtttttttgcatgtgaAATTCCATTTTGACATATATTTTGACCTGGCGTGTTTCTCTCACAGGGCCGCACGCCAGCGACCTGTGCGGACAGTGCAAcggggagtgggagggaggtcaaaggttacGTATGCCAGTCCACTGTGGTTCCCTCTGAAATCAGGAGTCAGAGCACGGTGTCCTCCCAGCCCTTCCTCATCGGTGACTCACTCATCGGTAGGAACTGATTGCTGCAGCCATCTGTTGCCCTAAATGAGAGGATATGTTATTAAGTCATTTGCTGAAAAGAGTGTTGAAATGTCCTAATATTAATGAAGGGCAGTAAACACCGGCAGCACCCTCTGTCAAgtccacacacactgatggtgtGTTGCATCATGATTTCccatttgactttttgtttttcatcagtgtGTGCTCCAAAAAACCTGGACTTTCACAAGTCTTAAACGTTCAGTAAATATTACCTAAGAATGTTATTCCCAAACTTAAACTATGACTGTTTAATATGAGCGTTTAATAGAGAAATAGAGAAGACTTAAACTTGTTCTCCTCCTTTAAATCCTCGGTTGGTTTTACTGTTGCTAGATTTAGCATAGATTATTCAGCCTGCTGGAATATTGAGCAATATCTAATTGTGGCTGAATTATACATTATTTGATACAAGGTGTCGCCAGCTGATTCTAAGGGGTTGTAAGATTATGACTGCCGAtatgaaatgagaagaaattTTGCATAAACCCGAAGGTTTGGGTTGCTAGAACATGCGGTTGGGAGTCACTGATGCACAGTGTGCATGTCGTTTATCAGATGACAACATTTTGTCGCATGTTGTCATTGTGAAGGTGCGACCACTGACACGGAGCTGAGCAGCATCTCTTCCCCAGAATGGTTGTTCCCGTCTGCTTCCAGCCTGCCAGACGTCATCTTCTATTACAAGTAAATAAGATCACAATTTATTGTGTTTCAATCACCCATGTGATgctttaaaatacatatttttcatattaaattatAACATCAATTgttgaaatataataaaaaataaaaatacattttatttataataaaaaaagtctcACGGTGGAAGTTTAGACCTTCATGTTTGTCACGTTTGTGATGTGTCTAGGTCTAGTGAGACGACTCAGACTTGTAAACAAGGCAGGTCAGCCACCATCAGGCTGAGATGCGATCCGGCGTTGACTGCCAAAGACCACATCACACTGCCAAGGTATCTTACACCATAACTGAGCTCAGATTTTCTTGCAGACATTTCATTTGACCAACTGTACTTCAACAGCCACTGACACACATTGAGCTCTCTGAGGCTGAACAAAGTGGCTCCTTGgagataattttttttgccatgaaaaGCTCGTCAACATCTCTCTTACCTTGTTCCCCTCCGAAGTAACTGTTCAGAAGGGACGTGCGATGGCTGTGTTTTCCACTTACTGTGGCAGAGCCAGCATGCATGTCCACTCTGCACCAAAGACCACTACAGAGAAATCGTCAGCGCTTGTATCCAGGGAATACAGGTAGGAGAGCACTGGCATGGGCATACTGACAAACACCTTCTGTCTGACCTCCTCCACAACACAAATCCATCACTGACCAAATTCATGCTGTGTGTAAAGATTCTAAACATTACCAATTATGTCTGCGTAGATTACAGAAAATTTTATATGGAATGATTGAGTACAAGATGGTTTGAAATGTTCCAGTACATGTGATTATTTAGCCACAAAGTGCAGCATCTTGTATTTAACTTAAGATACTGTATAGGtgttgctgctttcagacatgattCAAACTTTTCTGAAgaggctgtatgtgagaacgcaaaatgtcctcaaattgggctccagacattttctggcacttttcctgccagccccctagtgaaatatctggaaaatgtttgtaGTGCCCATGTGGGAATACAGCAGGGAAGGCTCCAGAAGATTCATGGCAAGCGAGCGGAGGCTTTACCCAGGTGCCTGAATGTTTGGGAAATTTTCCTGCGATTGTGACTCGGGACATTCTCCCGCTATGTTCTTCATATGCAAATGGAAAGGACCCAATTTTCcatacattttccagaattcatgtctgaaaacagctagtTTGTGGCACAGATACACTGAAGCattggaatatatatatatatatatatatatgtttatgggGACATTTTGTTTCAGAAAACCACTTACGTGTGGCAGCAGCCGTTGCAGTGTTATGGAGGAGTGGCCCTACCAGCACAAACAGTCAGCGCTTGTGTCAGTCTGGATTTCTGGCTTAAGTTTGGTGTTACCACCGGAATAGTCGCTGCTGTACTGCTCATCAGCATCAGCTGCTATTTCTGGAAGAAGACACGCAAGTGAGACCGCTGAGCTTCTCGTTTGCTTTGGtctttgttgaaataaaattaaagctAAAACCTGAACTAATTGTATGAAAACAATTTGAATCTAATTGTTATGTTCCCGTCATCCTCCACCTGCAGGTTGCAGTATAAATACTCCAAGCTGATGATGGACTCTGGGGGTAGAGAGTGTGAGCTGCCCACTGCAGACAGTTGTGCAATAATGGAGGGAGAGGACGCAGAGGACGACCTCATGTACCTCACCAAGAAATCCTTTTTCACCAAAATTAAGTCATTTTCACGAGAGGTTAGTAGATGATCCattttcacacgcacacacacacgcacacacacgtacttaCACTAAGGCTGCTGTTGATGCTTCGTGTTATTAAATATGTGTTTTCAGAGGACGTCAGATGGATTTGATTCAGTTCCACTGAAGTCGTCATCTTCCCGCCTccaacgagaggaggaagactcGGATGATGATTAAATCAGAGGATGAACAGATGTTTCTACCAAAGAAACAAGAGATGGTTTAACATCAATGCGGCCGCAACAGATGTTTTTGTGGAGTCCTAGAAAAGAGACGGGCTTtgaatgcattttatttgttacCAGAGATTTTAGGagattaaaataatgtaaaggGTGGCAATTGTATTTTGTATTGATTCCTATATTTAAGGTTTCCAAACCTAATATTGAAATGCAAAGTCTCCATATTGGGGATATTCTGTATCTTAGAAAAGAATGGCGTATTTCAAAACGATATAAGACCCAGACTGCGGATGACGTTACACTGTTTGTAGATGTGAAAGTCGAtgtacattttattgttttactgtttttctgttttttcttttttgttattctcTTTTTATAAGACCAGGAATCTAGTTCCATCTTGTAATTTTATTTGGCaatttgtgaattttatttGCTATGGCTTTTGATAACTTTTTACGCTCGACTAAAGTAtagaatattgttttgttttactgtgagGTAAAGATATTTtctaaactgaaaaaacaacaaatgtgcatCTTTGAGTATGAATATGTTAATAATAGATTTTTACTATACATTGCTGGACCAGCTATATACATGTGTTACTTTGAAGATTTAAGATTGTTTACCTAAAAATCAGGTTcaatttataaaaatacaagTAATTATTTAAGATGTAACCAATAGCGTATACAATTAATTATATTGTCTAGAACATTAAAATGGTATTTACATATGAATGCATTAATAATACTAATCTGATTAACTCACTCACAAGGTCATTTTTGCTGATAACAAAATTTGTACTTTTACAAATGccaacattttgattttgatgggGAACATAGACATAGTTTTTTTCTGGTTCTTGTATTCAAAGATCTGCACAAAGTCATTCCACCACCAGTGGCGGAAGATGTACCACAGTGTGGAAATAATCTGTGACAAGTAAAAGTCATGCATTCAGAATTTTACGAAAATAAAAGTGCAAGGGTTTTTCAGAATCTATCAGAAGTATCTAAAGTAAAAGTTGTCATTATACATAATGGCCCTATTCGACAGTAACAATTCATGTTGTAGCCGATAAAGGTGGTGCTAATTTTGACTTTTATACTAGTCTAATTCCCCAAAGTCATAAATTACAACAGTTATTAAATACACTCAGTTGGCACTTCATTAACACCCATTCAGTTTCAAAAAGTACACTGTGTCTAGTGGGAGAATTGTAAAGTACACGTAAAGTACACGTATCTCAGAACTGTACTTGAGTATAAGGCTTGAGTAAATGTATTTGGTTACTGTCctccattgtgtgtgttgttccacAACTACTAATGACTTGAGGATCGCTCCTCCCGTCGACTCGGCTTGTCCCAAGCAAGTTGTTTCTTTCAAATCTCGCGAGAGTTCCGCCGCGTGGGCTGCGAGCGGGGTGTGATCTCGGAGGTGTCCGAGAGCGAGCGGCGCAGAGACGAGCGGACAGTGTGGAGGTCTCACGTCGCGCACGCAGCACACGGACATTCTGCGACGTTCAGCGCGAAGGCGGCAACGGCACGTTGAGCGCAGCGAGTTTGATCAGGGCGACGAACATTTCATCGAGCTACTCGTTTCTGTAActcggggggcggggggggaagTTGTAAGTCGGGCTCGGAGGGACCCACCTCGGTGTGCGCGCACAGTGCAGGCGGTGGTCGGCGGTTGGTTCTGCAGGAATGTCGCAGAAGGAGAGACCCGTGTTCTACCGACAGGAGGTCAACAAGACGATATGGGAGGTCCCGGAGCG from Scophthalmus maximus strain ysfricsl-2021 chromosome 3, ASM2237912v1, whole genome shotgun sequence carries:
- the elapor1 gene encoding endosome/lysosome-associated apoptosis and autophagy regulator 1; amino-acid sequence: MHRGLVHPSHVLLWLLCARTSADLPSCSESDYHFEYTDCDVLGSRWRVAIPNKANTCTGLPDPVKGTQCTFSCTEGEFLDMQSQECRKCAAGTYSLGTGVAFDEWDGLPTGFITYGETTNGGDSHTDCSNSTWTPKGEHVASNADECSAVLSYAVSLKKPGTVTFEYFYPDNSIYFEFFVQNDQCQSTDSQNRWMKTSEDNWSTYRIDLNKGNNVLYWRTTAYTLLGSAVKPVLLRNIAISGVAYTSVCFHCKPGTHSAKPGSARCAPCPADTFSTKGATVCHQCEQDKYAEAGAGSCKPRPACTSSDYFFTHTPCDSEGKTQLMYKWIEPKTCNETIKGAVKLPASGEKNTCPPCNPGFFVTNSTCEPCTDRLYSNGTACDKCPVGTEPVVGFEYKWWNTMPSNMKSSIFRRELSGSDQSTAWEVAGEYVYTTPADQDSDFLMLILNVPGYRLPQSLAKDSEISELSHITFVFETMCTADCKLYFLAGYNQWNNDVVEQWTGSKGKQSYSYLIQSNSTVSFTWTFQRTDKFSIERKYSGDIAKIYAIHITNVIGGVASQCRRCALSSDKANSACVPCPRGHYMVNGTGVCKRCPANTFIRAEQPVGEAACVQCGPNTKRNKAYSACLSDCTLDVHTRAGALLHYDFSPLANVTGFHSSPRFTNKGLKYFHRFNVGLCGEEGRTPATCADSATGSGREVKGYVCQSTVVPSEIRSQSTVSSQPFLIGDSLIGATTDTELSSISSPEWLFPSASSLPDVIFYYKSSETTQTCKQGRSATIRLRCDPALTAKDHITLPSNCSEGTCDGCVFHLLWQSQHACPLCTKDHYREIVSACIQGIQKTTYVWQQPLQCYGGVALPAQTVSACVSLDFWLKFGVTTGIVAAVLLISISCYFWKKTRKLQYKYSKLMMDSGGRECELPTADSCAIMEGEDAEDDLMYLTKKSFFTKIKSFSRERTSDGFDSVPLKSSSSRLQREEEDSDDD